A DNA window from Mucilaginibacter xinganensis contains the following coding sequences:
- a CDS encoding glutamine synthetase III family protein gives MNNIRFQALQAVLTRGIPEVKFPSQKISDFFGANVFDKKKMKEYLSTEAYQGIINSIEKGEPIPRDMAEQVATAMKSWAMGKGATHYTHWFQPLTGSTAEKHDAFFEPTADGGAIERFSGDALAQQEPDASSFPSGGIRNTFEARGYTAWDPSSPAFIMARTLCIPTVFVSYTGEALDYKVPLLKALNVLDKAAVDVCHYFDKSVEKVNASLGIEQEYFLVDIALFNARPDLHLTGRTLFGHMSAKNQQLEDHYFGAIPERVYAFMQDMETEALLLGIPLKTRHNEVAPSQFECAPIYEEINLAIDHNQLLMDLMDRVAKRHNFKVLLHEKPYAGINGSGKHNNWSMITNTGKNLLSPGKTPKNNLMFLTFFVNTIRAVYEHADLLRASIASVNNDHRLGANEAPPAIISIFLGTQLSDVLDEIETSRISKKIKEDALLWQGIPKIPQILKDNTDRNRTSPFAFTGNKFELRAVGSSANSASPMTILNLIVADQLKKFKYDVDKLIKKGEKKDVALLIVIKKYIKESKNIRFEGNGYSEQWEIEAAERGLANIKTTPKALDALLSDKTDFLFSDTGVFTKREAHARHEILLDSFYKKLQIEARVIGELGINVIIPAALSYQSRLIENVKGLKDIGLDKTTYEAQLDIITKIAEHVNAIKSNIETMVNARKKANTIEDIRDKAIEYDEKVKPFFLPIRYHVDKLEQLVDDSLWPLPKFRELLFIK, from the coding sequence ATGAATAATATTCGTTTCCAGGCTTTGCAGGCAGTACTCACAAGGGGCATCCCCGAGGTAAAGTTTCCTTCTCAAAAAATCTCGGATTTTTTCGGGGCAAATGTTTTCGATAAAAAGAAAATGAAGGAATATCTTTCAACTGAAGCCTACCAGGGTATTATTAACTCAATTGAAAAAGGCGAACCAATTCCGCGCGATATGGCAGAGCAGGTTGCTACCGCCATGAAATCATGGGCAATGGGTAAAGGTGCCACACATTATACACACTGGTTTCAGCCCCTAACCGGCTCAACTGCCGAAAAGCATGATGCGTTTTTTGAACCAACTGCAGACGGCGGTGCAATTGAGCGTTTTTCGGGAGATGCACTGGCACAACAGGAACCCGATGCTTCCAGTTTTCCAAGCGGCGGAATCCGCAATACTTTTGAGGCGCGCGGCTATACCGCGTGGGATCCGTCCTCTCCGGCCTTCATCATGGCACGTACATTATGTATCCCAACAGTTTTTGTTTCCTATACCGGTGAGGCCCTTGATTATAAGGTGCCTTTATTAAAGGCATTAAATGTATTAGATAAAGCTGCAGTTGATGTTTGCCATTATTTTGATAAAAGCGTTGAAAAAGTAAATGCGTCCCTGGGTATTGAGCAGGAATATTTCCTGGTTGATATCGCCTTGTTTAATGCCAGACCCGATCTGCATCTTACCGGTCGTACGCTCTTTGGCCACATGTCTGCAAAAAACCAGCAACTGGAAGATCATTATTTTGGCGCTATCCCTGAGCGGGTTTATGCTTTTATGCAGGATATGGAAACAGAAGCCTTATTATTAGGCATTCCCCTTAAAACAAGGCACAATGAGGTAGCACCTTCACAATTTGAGTGCGCTCCTATTTACGAAGAAATAAACCTGGCAATTGATCATAACCAATTGCTGATGGACCTGATGGACAGGGTTGCAAAACGGCATAACTTTAAAGTATTGCTGCATGAGAAGCCTTACGCCGGCATTAATGGTTCAGGTAAGCACAATAACTGGTCAATGATTACCAATACCGGTAAGAATTTGTTATCGCCAGGCAAAACACCAAAAAATAACCTGATGTTCCTTACATTTTTTGTAAATACCATCAGGGCCGTTTACGAACATGCCGACCTGCTGCGCGCTTCCATAGCCTCAGTTAATAACGATCACCGTTTGGGTGCCAATGAGGCGCCACCGGCTATTATATCTATATTCTTAGGCACCCAGCTTAGTGACGTCCTCGACGAGATTGAAACATCACGGATCAGCAAAAAAATAAAAGAGGATGCCCTGTTATGGCAGGGTATTCCAAAGATCCCGCAGATCCTGAAGGATAATACAGACAGAAACCGTACTTCGCCGTTTGCCTTTACCGGCAATAAATTTGAATTAAGGGCAGTTGGTTCATCAGCTAACTCAGCCAGCCCGATGACTATTTTAAACCTGATCGTTGCCGACCAGCTTAAAAAGTTTAAATATGATGTTGATAAGCTGATAAAAAAAGGCGAAAAGAAGGATGTTGCCTTATTGATAGTTATTAAAAAATACATCAAAGAATCAAAAAACATCCGCTTTGAAGGCAATGGCTACAGCGAGCAATGGGAAATTGAAGCAGCTGAGAGAGGGCTGGCCAACATAAAAACAACGCCGAAAGCACTGGACGCATTACTGTCTGACAAGACAGACTTTTTATTTTCAGATACAGGTGTATTTACCAAACGCGAAGCACATGCCCGTCACGAAATTTTACTGGATAGCTTCTACAAAAAATTACAGATTGAGGCCCGTGTAATCGGCGAACTTGGAATAAATGTTATCATACCTGCTGCTTTATCCTACCAAAGCAGGCTTATAGAAAATGTAAAGGGATTAAAAGATATCGGGCTTGACAAGACCACTTATGAAGCGCAGCTTGATATCATAACAAAAATAGCAGAACACGTTAACGCCATTAAATCAAATATTGAAACAATGGTTAATGCCCGTAAAAAAGCAAATACCATTGAAGATATTCGTGATAAAGCCATTGAGTATGATGAAAAAGTAAAACCATTCTTTCTGCCTATCCGCTACCATGTTGATAAGCTGGAGCAGCTGGTTGACGACTCCTTATGGCCGTTACCTAAGTTCAGGGAGCTGCTGTTTATCAAATAA